DNA sequence from the Pedobacter schmidteae genome:
ATGGTTAGTTTTTAAAATTAATATTTTAAATCAGATTTTTTATCTTTCCCTATTTCCTCAATTAGGCCGTTGTGTTACTGATCTATCCTTTTATCTAATGGATAAAGATAGTGTTTTGTATATTTCAGTTATGAATAGAAGAACGGGCGGATTTCGAAACGAGACTTCAAAGATTACGACTTTACCGGGTGGTCATCATTACAATGATGATTATGCGGCCATTGTAAATTAGGTTATAAAGTCGCTATAAATAGTTGATTTTAAACAAACTTAGAAAAACTTTTCTAGCAGGAAACTCCG
Encoded proteins:
- a CDS encoding virulence factor; the protein is MNRRTGGFRNETSKITTLPGGHHYNDDYAAIVN